Proteins encoded by one window of Winogradskyella sp. PG-2:
- the hutH gene encoding histidine ammonia-lyase, with the protein MSKYHIISSEPLDIVTIYNVFNDNKKLKLSDELKAKVITCKTYLDTKLANNKKPMYGINTGFGSLYNVKISDKDLTQLQENLVMSHACGTGDRVPESVVKVMLLLKIQSLSFGHSGVQLSTINRLIDFFNNDIFPFVYTQGSLGASGDLAPLAHLALPLLGKGKVVHKDKEYEASDILKEFNWKPIQLEAKEGLALLNGTQFMSAYGVYLLLMSHKTSYLADIIACVSLDAFDGRIDPFHDLVHAVRPHPGQRKVARRFNEFLNGSELIGRAKEHVQDPYSFRCIPQVHGATKDTLDFVEKVILTEINSVTDNPNIFPEEDMIISGGNFHGQPLALALDYLKIAMAEIGNISERRVFQLVSGLRGLPAFLVDNPGLNSGFMIPQYTAASIVSANKQMATPASIDSIVSSNGQEDHVSMGANAATQAFDLIRNVERIIAIELMNASQAIEFRKPLKTSPFLESFLEQYRKVVPFIKVDEVLHDDIEASIQFLKDVDIEIEELFLNDYGLK; encoded by the coding sequence ATGAGTAAGTATCATATTATATCCTCAGAGCCTTTAGATATTGTAACGATTTACAATGTTTTTAATGACAATAAGAAGTTAAAACTCTCAGATGAGTTAAAAGCTAAAGTAATCACTTGTAAGACATATTTAGATACTAAGTTGGCTAATAACAAGAAGCCTATGTATGGAATTAATACTGGTTTTGGTTCATTATATAATGTGAAGATATCAGATAAGGATTTAACTCAACTTCAAGAGAATTTAGTAATGTCACATGCTTGTGGTACTGGGGATCGTGTTCCGGAATCTGTTGTTAAGGTGATGCTACTTTTAAAAATCCAATCCCTAAGTTTTGGACATAGTGGTGTACAATTGAGTACTATAAATAGACTTATTGACTTTTTTAATAATGATATTTTTCCATTTGTATACACACAAGGTTCCCTTGGAGCTTCTGGCGACTTAGCTCCATTAGCACATTTGGCTTTACCTTTATTAGGAAAAGGAAAAGTTGTACATAAAGACAAAGAGTATGAAGCATCTGATATTTTAAAAGAGTTTAATTGGAAGCCTATTCAGTTAGAAGCTAAAGAAGGGCTAGCACTTTTAAATGGTACACAATTTATGAGTGCTTATGGTGTCTATTTATTATTAATGTCTCATAAAACGTCCTATTTAGCTGACATTATAGCTTGTGTTTCCTTAGATGCTTTCGATGGTCGTATAGATCCTTTTCATGATTTAGTCCATGCTGTGAGACCACATCCTGGACAAAGAAAAGTAGCGAGACGTTTTAATGAATTTCTCAATGGTAGTGAATTGATTGGGCGTGCTAAAGAACATGTGCAAGACCCTTATTCTTTTCGTTGTATTCCTCAAGTACATGGAGCAACAAAGGATACGCTCGATTTTGTTGAAAAAGTGATTTTAACAGAAATTAATTCAGTTACTGATAATCCTAATATTTTTCCTGAAGAAGATATGATTATTTCTGGCGGAAATTTTCATGGACAACCTTTAGCGTTAGCTTTGGATTATTTAAAAATAGCAATGGCAGAGATTGGTAATATTTCTGAAAGACGTGTGTTTCAGTTAGTGTCAGGATTGAGAGGTCTTCCAGCTTTTTTAGTAGATAATCCAGGACTGAATTCTGGGTTTATGATTCCGCAATATACTGCAGCTAGCATTGTTAGTGCCAATAAGCAAATGGCAACTCCTGCAAGTATTGATAGCATTGTTTCAAGTAATGGTCAAGAAGATCATGTGAGCATGGGAGCTAATGCTGCAACACAAGCTTTTGATTTAATTAGAAATGTAGAACGTATTATCGCAATAGAATTAATGAATGCTTCGCAAGCGATAGAATTTAGAAAACCTTTAAAGACTTCTCCGTTTTTAGAATCGTTTTTAGAGCAATATAGAAAGGTCGTTCCTTTTATAAAAGTTGATGAAGTTTTGCATGATGATATTGAAGCTTCAATTCAATTTTTGAAAGATGTAGATATTGAAATTGAGGAATTGTTTTTGAATGACTATGGTCTAAAGTAA
- a CDS encoding TlpA family protein disulfide reductase: MKRLLALCILLSVFHCKKEEPKDYATISGKIENPHESKTLKIFKGRAYEKVITLADHGTFKDTLKITEGDYSMQHGDQYGVLFLKNDNESTINTDFKDFTKSMVFGGDASDINNFSLQSYLISSEYFTQELISNGNQENLDTAIKNYNLAYENLKKKYVDVDSTHTAQMDNNIEMQAKQLKKFMASKIAMRAQFPKGQASPSFVNYENFAGGNTSLSDLKGKYVYMDIWATWCGPCIREIPSLKKIEDQFKDRNIEFVSISVDEGRGYKGDAAAAYQGWKKMVAEKELGGMQLLADNGFRSEFIQKYKINGIPRFILIDPEGNIVNADAPRPSNPQLVELFNELKL, translated from the coding sequence ATGAAAAGATTATTAGCACTATGTATTCTACTTTCAGTATTTCACTGCAAAAAAGAAGAGCCAAAAGATTATGCCACTATTTCTGGTAAAATTGAAAACCCTCACGAAAGTAAAACCCTAAAGATTTTTAAAGGTAGAGCATATGAAAAAGTTATCACATTAGCAGATCATGGTACTTTTAAAGACACTCTAAAAATTACTGAAGGAGATTACAGCATGCAGCATGGAGACCAATATGGTGTGTTATTTTTGAAAAATGATAATGAATCAACTATCAATACTGATTTTAAAGACTTTACAAAATCTATGGTGTTTGGTGGTGATGCTTCAGATATAAACAACTTTTCACTACAATCTTACTTAATTTCTAGTGAGTATTTTACGCAAGAGCTTATTTCTAATGGAAACCAAGAAAATTTAGATACAGCTATTAAAAATTATAATTTAGCATATGAAAATTTAAAGAAAAAGTATGTAGATGTAGATTCAACACATACAGCACAAATGGACAATAATATTGAAATGCAAGCTAAGCAATTGAAAAAGTTTATGGCGTCAAAAATTGCTATGCGTGCTCAATTTCCGAAAGGTCAAGCTTCACCTTCATTTGTTAATTACGAAAACTTTGCTGGTGGTAATACATCCTTATCAGATCTAAAGGGTAAATACGTTTATATGGATATTTGGGCAACTTGGTGTGGTCCATGTATAAGAGAAATTCCATCTCTTAAAAAAATTGAAGACCAGTTTAAAGATAGAAATATAGAGTTTGTTAGTATCTCTGTTGACGAAGGTCGTGGTTATAAAGGAGATGCAGCTGCAGCCTACCAAGGTTGGAAAAAAATGGTAGCAGAAAAAGAATTAGGTGGTATGCAACTCTTAGCAGATAATGGCTTTAGATCGGAATTTATACAAAAATATAAAATCAATGGAATTCCAAGATTCATTTTGATTGATCCAGAAGGAAACATTGTGAACGCAGATGCACCAAGACCTTCAAACCCTCAACTGGTTGAGTTATTTAATGAGCTAAAACTCTAA
- a CDS encoding bifunctional ADP-dependent NAD(P)H-hydrate dehydratase/NAD(P)H-hydrate epimerase — MKLFSKEQIYEGDKLTTERQNISSTDLMERAGTQIFNWIHMRMQGVQVPIHVFCGIGNNGGDGLVLARHLITHGYNVITYIVNCSDKRSKDFLINYDRIKNVTKDWPKMLTCQADFPEFHPDDIIVDAVFGIGLNRPPNDWVTELFQRFRASKAFTLAIDIPSGVYTDKAVEDENAVVHANYTLSFQSPKLIFFLPETAKYTVQWEVLDIGIDRDYLMQTDTEVELISKFEVLPFYKPREKFSHKGDFGHVMILGGSYGKIGAVNLASSAALSSGAGLVTAYIPKCGYHSMQAALPEVMVITDENEKTVSHINYDIEPSVIGVGVGLGTSIETAKAFESFLKEYKTPLVIDADGINLLSKKKALLKSLPELTVLTPHPKELERLVGKWSDDFEKLKKVKAFSKKYNVIVLIKGANSITVYQDKLYINTTGNPGLATAGSGDVLTGIISGLIAQKYEPLSATIFGVYLHGKSADISVEDYGYQGLVASHIIVTIGEAYIDLFKKPEQPAQQEEAQNK, encoded by the coding sequence ATGAAGCTATTTTCTAAAGAACAAATTTACGAAGGAGACAAACTAACAACAGAGCGCCAAAACATATCTTCCACCGACTTAATGGAACGTGCTGGAACCCAAATTTTTAATTGGATACACATGCGCATGCAAGGTGTACAAGTGCCAATTCATGTCTTTTGTGGTATTGGTAATAATGGTGGTGATGGATTAGTATTAGCAAGGCATTTAATTACTCACGGATATAACGTTATTACATATATTGTAAACTGTAGTGATAAGCGCTCTAAGGATTTTCTGATTAATTACGATCGTATAAAGAATGTAACCAAAGATTGGCCAAAAATGTTAACATGTCAGGCTGATTTCCCAGAGTTTCATCCTGATGATATTATTGTAGATGCAGTATTTGGAATAGGATTAAATCGACCACCAAATGATTGGGTTACAGAATTGTTTCAAAGGTTTAGAGCGTCAAAAGCATTTACTTTAGCTATTGATATTCCATCTGGTGTGTATACTGACAAAGCTGTAGAAGACGAGAATGCAGTTGTACATGCGAACTACACATTGAGTTTTCAATCTCCTAAGCTGATTTTCTTTTTACCTGAAACTGCAAAATATACAGTACAATGGGAAGTATTGGACATAGGAATTGATCGTGATTACTTAATGCAAACAGATACTGAAGTTGAATTGATTTCTAAGTTCGAAGTTTTACCATTTTATAAACCAAGAGAAAAGTTTTCTCATAAAGGTGATTTTGGACATGTAATGATTTTAGGTGGAAGTTATGGGAAGATTGGTGCTGTAAATTTAGCGAGTAGCGCTGCATTAAGTTCTGGTGCCGGATTAGTAACAGCGTATATTCCTAAATGTGGTTATCATAGTATGCAAGCTGCATTGCCTGAAGTTATGGTGATTACTGATGAAAATGAAAAAACAGTATCTCATATTAATTACGATATAGAACCTTCCGTGATTGGTGTTGGAGTAGGACTAGGAACATCAATTGAAACTGCTAAAGCATTCGAGTCATTTTTAAAGGAATATAAAACACCTTTAGTTATTGATGCTGATGGCATAAACCTATTATCTAAAAAGAAAGCTTTATTAAAGTCATTACCAGAACTTACTGTTTTAACTCCACATCCTAAAGAGTTAGAGCGATTAGTAGGTAAGTGGTCTGATGATTTTGAAAAGCTAAAAAAAGTAAAAGCGTTCTCAAAAAAGTATAATGTTATTGTACTTATCAAAGGTGCAAACTCTATTACGGTTTATCAAGATAAATTATATATAAATACTACTGGAAACCCAGGTTTGGCAACTGCAGGTAGCGGTGATGTTTTAACAGGAATAATATCTGGTTTAATAGCTCAAAAATATGAGCCTTTGAGTGCTACAATTTTTGGAGTTTATTTACATGGGAAATCTGCAGATATATCAGTAGAAGATTATGGCTATCAAGGCCTTGTAGCTAGTCATATTATTGTTACTATTGGTGAAGCTTATATAGATTTATTTAAAAAGCCAGAGCAACCAGCCCAACAAGAAGAAGCACAAAATAAATAA
- the thrA gene encoding bifunctional aspartate kinase/homoserine dehydrogenase I, translating to MKVLKFGGTSVGSAENINKVISILDQQSNNSKITVVVSAVGGITDKLLEAANLACNKNKDYKYVYNDIWSRHNKVIEGLFENSENDKSLQKDHEELHDLISEKLKDLRSLLDGIYLINELSPKTKDKLLSYGEALSSTIIYHTLESRKLNSVLKNSQELIITDSNFNNAVVNFEVTNANIQSFFKSNSKSIVLLPGFVSKSANGEITTLGRGGSDYTAAIIAAALDANELQIWTDVSGMFTTNPKLVKQAAPIVELSYQEAVELSHFGAKVLYPPTVMPVLKKQIPIVIKNTMDHDAIGTTITHDVAPNGSPVKGLSNIDNIALLTLQGNGMVGVPGFSKRLFETLAQEKINIILITQSSSEHSICFGISANDAQRAKETIDDVFEYEIALQKIDPIVIENDLSIIAVVGDKMKSHQGISGKMFSTLGKNNVNIRAIAQGASERNISAVIHKNDVKKALNSLHEQFFEIKTKQINLFITGVGNVGERLIEQIKQQKAYIKENFKISLRVAGLSNSRTMVVNDEGINLKNWKQELEAGEKASLEGFFENAKNLNLRNSVFVDITANEAVSNKYGDYLKQSISVVACNKIACSGNIEYYNELKQLSRKYNASFLFETNVGAGLPVIDTLSHLIASGDKVNTIQAVLSGSLNFIFNNFNANKTFYDVVKQAQDEGYTEPDPRIDLSGIDVARKVLILARESGHQIELSDLESDNFLTEKAMNSDTVDDFYKTLSEDEAYYQSLFKSAEEKNSQLKFVAEFKNGKAKVGLQEIPEGHPFYNLKGKDNIVMFYTQRYPEQPMIIKGAGAGAEVTASGLFADIIRIANN from the coding sequence ATGAAAGTTCTCAAATTTGGTGGAACATCAGTAGGTTCAGCCGAAAATATAAATAAAGTCATTTCAATTTTAGATCAACAATCTAATAATTCTAAAATAACAGTTGTAGTTTCTGCTGTTGGTGGCATTACAGATAAATTACTAGAAGCCGCTAATTTGGCTTGCAATAAAAATAAAGACTATAAATATGTATACAATGATATTTGGTCTAGACACAACAAAGTAATTGAAGGGCTATTTGAAAATTCTGAAAACGATAAAAGTCTTCAAAAAGATCATGAAGAATTACATGATTTAATTTCAGAAAAACTTAAAGATCTCAGAAGTCTATTAGATGGCATTTATTTGATTAATGAATTATCACCAAAAACTAAAGACAAACTTTTAAGTTATGGTGAAGCGTTATCTTCAACAATCATTTACCATACACTCGAATCTCGTAAATTAAACTCAGTTTTAAAAAACTCGCAAGAGCTTATTATAACTGACTCTAATTTCAATAACGCGGTTGTGAATTTTGAGGTAACTAATGCTAATATTCAGTCATTTTTTAAATCAAATTCTAAATCAATAGTATTGTTGCCAGGTTTTGTTTCAAAATCTGCAAATGGAGAAATCACCACTTTAGGTCGTGGTGGCTCTGATTATACAGCTGCTATTATTGCTGCCGCTTTAGATGCTAACGAATTACAAATTTGGACGGATGTCAGTGGTATGTTTACTACTAACCCTAAATTAGTAAAGCAAGCTGCACCTATTGTGGAGTTATCTTATCAAGAAGCAGTAGAATTATCGCACTTTGGAGCTAAGGTATTATATCCACCTACGGTTATGCCAGTACTAAAAAAACAGATTCCAATTGTGATAAAAAATACAATGGATCATGATGCTATTGGTACAACAATTACTCACGATGTTGCACCTAATGGTTCTCCAGTTAAAGGGCTAAGTAATATAGATAACATTGCACTATTAACCTTGCAAGGTAATGGTATGGTTGGTGTTCCTGGTTTTAGTAAGCGTTTGTTCGAAACCTTAGCGCAAGAGAAAATCAATATCATTTTAATTACACAATCTTCTTCAGAACATTCTATTTGTTTCGGAATTTCTGCTAATGATGCCCAACGCGCTAAAGAAACTATAGATGATGTTTTTGAATATGAGATTGCACTCCAGAAAATAGACCCAATAGTCATTGAAAATGATTTATCAATTATTGCAGTTGTTGGTGACAAAATGAAAAGTCATCAAGGTATAAGTGGGAAAATGTTTAGCACACTTGGTAAGAATAATGTTAATATAAGAGCGATTGCTCAAGGTGCTTCAGAACGTAATATCTCCGCTGTGATTCATAAAAACGATGTTAAAAAAGCACTGAATAGTTTACACGAGCAATTTTTTGAAATTAAAACCAAACAGATTAATCTTTTTATCACTGGAGTCGGAAATGTTGGTGAGCGTCTTATTGAGCAAATTAAACAACAAAAGGCCTACATTAAAGAAAACTTTAAAATTAGCTTACGAGTTGCAGGTTTATCTAATTCTCGTACAATGGTTGTAAACGATGAAGGCATTAACTTAAAAAACTGGAAACAAGAATTAGAAGCTGGTGAAAAAGCAAGCTTAGAGGGTTTCTTTGAGAATGCAAAAAACTTAAACCTAAGAAACTCTGTCTTTGTAGATATCACAGCTAATGAAGCAGTATCTAATAAATATGGTGATTATTTAAAACAAAGTATATCAGTTGTTGCATGTAATAAGATTGCTTGTTCTGGCAACATTGAATATTACAATGAATTAAAGCAACTTTCAAGAAAGTATAATGCATCATTCTTGTTTGAGACCAATGTAGGGGCTGGTTTACCTGTAATTGACACATTAAGTCATTTAATTGCATCTGGTGACAAAGTGAACACAATACAAGCCGTTTTATCTGGCAGTCTAAACTTTATATTCAACAACTTTAATGCTAATAAAACATTTTATGACGTTGTAAAACAAGCACAAGATGAAGGATATACAGAACCTGACCCTCGCATTGATTTAAGCGGAATTGATGTCGCTCGTAAAGTATTAATCTTGGCAAGAGAAAGTGGTCATCAGATTGAATTGTCTGATTTAGAAAGTGATAATTTCTTAACAGAAAAAGCTATGAATTCTGATACTGTTGATGATTTTTACAAAACACTATCTGAAGATGAAGCCTATTATCAAAGTTTATTTAAATCAGCAGAGGAAAAAAATTCTCAATTAAAATTTGTTGCAGAGTTTAAAAATGGAAAAGCAAAAGTTGGACTTCAAGAAATTCCTGAAGGTCATCCGTTTTACAATTTAAAAGGAAAAGATAATATCGTAATGTTTTATACGCAACGTTATCCTGAGCAACCAATGATTATTAAAGGTGCTGGTGCTGGTGCAGAAGTTACAGCTTCAGGTTTATTCGCTGATATTATAAGAATCGCTAATAATTAA
- a CDS encoding homoserine kinase, whose amino-acid sequence MSKEIKIFSPATVANVACGFDVLGFCLDTIGDNMVIRKTEEKGIRITKIVGHDLPYEVEKNVAGVSALAMSEDLKPDCGFEIEIYKNIKPGSGIGSSSASAAGSVYGMNELLGKPLDKIKLTYYAMKGEAVASQCEHADNLAPAIFGGFTLVKSACPLHVLELPTPSNLYATLIHPQIEIKTSESRAILPKDIPLQNAITQWANVGSLVHALHTSDYDLIKNALNDVVIEPFRKQLIPNFDNIKSAAIDTGALGCAISGSGPSIFALSHGEVTAKKVEEAMQNVYSKTNIEFETYVSKINTEGIKTL is encoded by the coding sequence ATGAGCAAGGAAATTAAAATATTTTCACCTGCTACAGTAGCCAATGTGGCTTGCGGATTTGACGTTCTTGGTTTTTGCTTAGATACCATTGGAGATAACATGGTAATTAGAAAAACTGAAGAAAAAGGCATACGCATAACTAAAATTGTAGGTCACGATTTGCCTTACGAAGTAGAGAAAAATGTAGCTGGTGTTTCTGCTTTAGCGATGTCTGAAGACTTAAAACCAGATTGTGGTTTTGAGATTGAAATCTATAAGAATATAAAACCTGGAAGCGGAATTGGAAGTAGCTCTGCAAGTGCAGCTGGCAGTGTCTATGGCATGAACGAGTTACTAGGAAAACCTTTAGATAAAATAAAGCTCACTTATTACGCCATGAAAGGTGAGGCTGTAGCAAGTCAATGTGAACATGCGGATAATTTGGCTCCAGCTATTTTTGGTGGCTTTACACTCGTAAAAAGCGCATGTCCATTACATGTTTTAGAGCTTCCTACTCCATCAAATTTATATGCAACTTTAATTCACCCTCAAATTGAAATCAAAACCTCCGAGTCTCGAGCAATTTTGCCAAAAGATATTCCATTGCAAAATGCAATAACACAATGGGCAAATGTTGGAAGTTTGGTGCATGCATTACATACATCAGATTATGATTTGATAAAGAATGCGCTAAATGATGTTGTTATTGAACCTTTCCGTAAACAATTGATACCAAATTTTGACAACATAAAAAGCGCAGCTATAGATACTGGTGCATTAGGTTGTGCAATTTCTGGTTCTGGTCCATCAATTTTTGCTTTGAGTCATGGAGAAGTTACCGCTAAGAAGGTAGAAGAAGCCATGCAGAATGTATATTCTAAAACAAATATAGAATTCGAAACTTATGTTTCTAAAATTAATACCGAAGGTATAAAGACATTATAA
- the thrC gene encoding threonine synthase, protein MNYYSLNRKAPNTTFADAVVRGLAPDKGLYFPESITPLDTYFFETIENKTNAEIAFEAIKQFIVPEIPEIILKTIVEDTLNFDFPVVNINKNISTLELFHGPTMAFKDVGARFMARCLGYFNKSNTHEVTVLVATSGDTGGAVANGFLGVKGVNVVILYPSGKVSDIQEKQLTTLGQNITALEVDGVFDDCQDMVKRAFMDEELTSQMQLTSANSINIARWLPQLFYYLFAYKQLKSKYKDIAFSIPSGNFGNICAGMVAQKLGLPVKHFIAANNANDTVVNYMTTQSYEPKPSVQTISNAMDVGNPSNFIRIQELHDNDFETLKANLSSYSYTDEETKTALLELYASHNYVADPHGAVGYLGAKAYLENNEAHVIFLETAHPTKFLDVVEDVIKKTVPLPSQIEAVMDKEKVAVAVSSYEELKQFLLK, encoded by the coding sequence ATGAACTATTACTCACTAAATAGAAAAGCGCCAAACACCACCTTCGCAGATGCTGTAGTCAGAGGGCTTGCACCAGACAAAGGATTATATTTTCCAGAATCTATAACACCTTTAGATACATATTTCTTTGAGACGATTGAAAACAAAACGAACGCAGAAATTGCCTTTGAAGCAATTAAACAATTCATTGTTCCCGAGATTCCTGAGATTATTTTAAAAACTATAGTTGAAGACACTTTAAATTTTGATTTCCCTGTTGTAAATATTAATAAAAATATTTCTACTTTAGAATTGTTTCATGGACCAACAATGGCTTTTAAGGATGTTGGAGCTCGATTTATGGCGAGATGTTTAGGGTATTTCAATAAATCTAATACTCATGAAGTTACTGTTTTAGTAGCAACATCTGGAGATACAGGTGGTGCTGTAGCTAATGGGTTTTTAGGTGTTAAAGGTGTAAATGTTGTAATACTTTATCCAAGCGGAAAAGTAAGTGATATTCAAGAAAAGCAACTCACTACTTTAGGTCAAAATATTACAGCATTAGAAGTTGATGGTGTTTTTGATGATTGTCAAGACATGGTAAAGCGTGCCTTTATGGACGAGGAGTTAACAAGCCAAATGCAACTTACTTCTGCAAACTCTATAAATATTGCTCGTTGGTTACCACAACTCTTCTACTACTTATTTGCATACAAACAATTAAAATCTAAATACAAAGACATAGCTTTCTCTATTCCTAGTGGAAACTTTGGCAACATTTGTGCTGGTATGGTAGCTCAAAAATTAGGATTACCTGTAAAGCATTTTATTGCTGCTAATAATGCCAATGATACGGTTGTTAACTATATGACTACCCAATCTTATGAACCAAAACCATCTGTGCAAACCATCAGTAATGCCATGGATGTTGGCAATCCAAGTAATTTTATACGTATTCAAGAGTTACATGATAATGATTTTGAAACTTTAAAAGCAAATCTTTCCTCATATAGCTACACAGACGAAGAAACTAAAACTGCACTTTTAGAATTATACGCATCACATAATTATGTCGCAGATCCTCATGGAGCAGTTGGTTATTTAGGAGCTAAAGCTTATTTAGAAAATAATGAAGCTCATGTGATATTTTTAGAAACAGCGCATCCCACTAAATTCTTAGATGTGGTTGAAGACGTTATTAAAAAAACCGTTCCTTTACCTTCTCAAATTGAAGCGGTTATGGATAAAGAAAAAGTTGCTGTTGCTGTTAGTTCTTATGAAGAATTAAAGCAATTTCTTTTAAAATAA
- a CDS encoding GNAT family N-acetyltransferase: MRNLCQMEGDNTLQTKRLNIRPVDVEDAPFILELMNTPKWIKNIGDRNVRTVEAAADYIKEKAFPQLKTHGYGNNVIIRKDDNIKPGTCGLYHREDRDDADIGFAFLPEYIGKGYAFEASNEIMIAAKKDYDLKELSGYTLKENLASRKLLERLGFKLKGIGKLPSSDEELLHYYRLLDF; this comes from the coding sequence TTGCGTAATTTATGTCAAATGGAAGGAGATAATACTTTACAAACCAAAAGACTAAACATCAGGCCAGTTGATGTTGAAGATGCTCCATTCATTTTAGAATTAATGAATACTCCAAAATGGATTAAAAATATTGGAGATAGAAATGTGAGAACAGTTGAAGCTGCTGCAGATTATATTAAAGAAAAAGCATTTCCGCAATTAAAGACTCATGGTTATGGTAACAATGTCATCATCAGAAAAGATGATAACATAAAACCCGGTACTTGCGGACTATATCACAGAGAAGATAGAGACGATGCAGATATTGGTTTTGCTTTTTTACCAGAATACATAGGGAAGGGTTATGCATTTGAGGCTTCAAATGAAATCATGATTGCTGCAAAAAAAGACTATGATTTAAAAGAATTAAGTGGTTATACACTTAAGGAAAATTTAGCATCTAGAAAACTATTAGAACGTTTAGGATTCAAATTAAAAGGAATTGGAAAACTGCCAAGCAGTGATGAAGAATTATTGCATTATTATCGCTTATTAGACTTTTAG
- a CDS encoding T9SS type A sorting domain-containing protein has product MKSIYYTFILLFSFISSSAQQLNLETALDASINETSGLLYLNNTLITHNDSSNANELYDVDTSTGAVTRTVIVNNAANGDWEDLTHDGTYIYIGDFGNYDASRTNLRVYRILITDYFANTSVTADVINFSYSNQTDFTPSPTATNFDAEGLIHFNNKLYVFSKNWLNGNTDIYELSKTPGTYSITSIDTIAAQGLISGATYNALDNSVILSGYDFNGAFLIQLSDFSSGLFSNGSVIKTTVSVPTNYSPQIEGITPISANEYYVSAEENTPDASGLYSFNVSTLSLRSSDIKSFSFYPNPAKDYITLSHKGCITKIYSITGRLVKTTNKKRVNISELTTGIYLINIEVNDSGFSVTKRLIIN; this is encoded by the coding sequence ATGAAGTCTATTTATTATACTTTTATTTTATTGTTTTCATTTATAAGTAGTTCTGCTCAGCAATTGAATTTAGAAACAGCTCTAGATGCTAGTATCAATGAAACTTCTGGTCTACTCTATCTCAACAATACACTGATTACTCATAATGATTCATCTAATGCCAATGAATTATATGATGTAGATACATCGACAGGAGCAGTTACAAGAACTGTTATCGTAAATAATGCTGCAAATGGTGATTGGGAAGATCTTACACATGATGGTACTTATATATACATAGGTGATTTTGGAAATTACGATGCCTCAAGGACAAACCTAAGGGTCTATCGCATATTAATTACTGATTATTTTGCAAATACGAGTGTAACTGCAGATGTTATAAATTTTAGCTATAGTAACCAGACTGATTTTACACCAAGTCCAACAGCTACAAATTTTGATGCTGAAGGACTCATACACTTTAATAACAAACTATATGTCTTTTCTAAAAATTGGCTAAATGGAAATACTGACATTTATGAACTTTCTAAAACGCCAGGAACTTATAGTATTACTAGTATAGATACGATTGCTGCTCAAGGTTTAATATCTGGAGCAACTTATAATGCCTTAGATAACAGTGTTATACTAAGTGGTTATGATTTTAATGGAGCATTTCTTATCCAGTTGAGTGATTTTAGTTCAGGTTTATTTTCAAATGGTTCTGTAATTAAAACAACTGTCTCTGTACCTACAAATTATTCGCCTCAGATTGAAGGCATAACTCCTATTAGTGCAAATGAATATTATGTATCAGCAGAGGAAAATACTCCTGATGCTTCAGGACTTTATAGTTTCAATGTTTCCACATTAAGTCTTAGGTCATCTGATATAAAATCTTTTTCTTTTTATCCTAATCCAGCTAAAGACTATATTACATTAAGTCATAAGGGTTGCATTACAAAAATTTATAGTATTACAGGACGTTTGGTTAAGACCACAAATAAGAAAAGAGTTAATATTTCTGAGTTAACAACTGGAATTTACTTGATAAACATTGAAGTAAATGATAGTGGATTTTCTGTAACAAAACGCTTAATCATCAACTAA